The following proteins are encoded in a genomic region of Amycolatopsis sulphurea:
- a CDS encoding MgtC/SapB family protein, producing MHALWSTGEQWSLLPPVLLALVLSTVIGLEREVGNKQAGLRTHTLVGVGSAVFMLVSKYGFADLLGLEHVALDPSRIAAQIVSGIGFVGGGLIFVRRDAVRGLTTAATVWLAAAVDVACGAGLPVLGVATTVGLIVITRGFPPLSRFVARHRRQPTILRLSYADGHGVLRVVLTTCTDQGWAVHRVAVDRETVSEEGQRIAAVMLLLQGRGDLTDLTAELAELPGVHSTATGTEDPLED from the coding sequence GTGCACGCGTTGTGGTCCACCGGCGAACAGTGGTCACTGCTTCCGCCGGTCCTGCTCGCGCTGGTGCTGAGCACGGTAATCGGACTGGAACGCGAGGTCGGGAACAAGCAGGCCGGGCTGCGCACGCACACCCTGGTGGGCGTCGGATCGGCGGTGTTCATGCTCGTGTCGAAATACGGGTTCGCGGATCTGCTCGGACTGGAACACGTCGCGCTCGATCCGTCGCGGATCGCCGCGCAGATCGTGTCCGGGATCGGCTTCGTCGGCGGTGGGCTGATCTTCGTGCGCCGCGACGCGGTGCGCGGACTCACCACGGCGGCCACGGTCTGGCTCGCGGCGGCGGTCGATGTCGCGTGTGGTGCCGGGCTGCCGGTGCTCGGTGTCGCGACCACGGTGGGGCTCATCGTGATCACTCGGGGTTTCCCACCGCTTTCCCGGTTCGTGGCCCGGCACCGGCGGCAGCCAACGATCCTGCGGCTGAGCTATGCGGACGGCCACGGGGTGCTGCGCGTGGTGCTGACCACATGCACCGACCAGGGGTGGGCCGTGCATCGCGTCGCGGTCGACCGTGAAACGGTTTCCGAGGAGGGGCAACGGATTGCGGCCGTCATGCTGCTCCTGCAGGGACGCGGTGACCTGACCGATCTCACCGCGGAACTCGCGGAATTGCCTGGTGTGCACAGCACTGCGACCGGCACGGAGGACCCGCTCGAAGATTGA
- a CDS encoding L-threonylcarbamoyladenylate synthase has translation MARYFDVHPQNPQRRALGQVVDLLREDGLIAYPTDSCFALGCRLGNQRGMERIRSIRSLDHRHHFTLVCQDFAQLGQFVHIDNAVFRAIKASTPGPYTFILPATKEVPRRLLHAKKKTVGARIPDHLVTQALLAELGEPILSSTLLLPDSGEPLTQGWEIKEELDHVLDAVVDSGDCGVEPTTVIDYSSGEAEVVRHGAGDATRFE, from the coding sequence ATGGCCCGGTACTTCGACGTGCATCCGCAGAACCCACAGCGCCGTGCTCTCGGGCAGGTAGTGGACTTGCTGCGCGAGGACGGCCTGATCGCCTACCCCACGGACTCGTGCTTCGCACTCGGCTGCCGACTCGGTAACCAGCGGGGAATGGAGCGCATCCGCAGCATCCGCAGCTTGGACCACCGGCACCACTTCACACTCGTCTGCCAGGACTTCGCGCAGCTCGGACAGTTCGTGCACATCGACAACGCGGTGTTCCGCGCGATCAAGGCCAGCACTCCCGGCCCGTACACGTTCATCCTCCCCGCGACCAAGGAGGTACCGCGCCGGCTCCTCCACGCCAAGAAGAAGACCGTCGGCGCGCGGATCCCCGACCACCTGGTCACCCAGGCTCTGCTCGCCGAGCTGGGTGAGCCGATCCTGTCGAGCACGCTGCTGCTGCCCGACTCCGGCGAACCCCTCACTCAGGGCTGGGAGATCAAGGAAGAGCTCGATCACGTGCTGGACGCGGTGGTCGACTCAGGCGACTGCGGGGTGGAGCCAACCACGGTGATCGACTATTCCTCCGGCGAGGCCGAGGTCGTCCGCCACGGAGCAGGCGACGCCACCCGGTTCGAATAG
- a CDS encoding TetR/AcrR family transcriptional regulator, which yields MGEQEPSPPIWLLPEPPERSWGLGRIDIVNAAVRLADVGGADALTMRAVAKELGAATPMSLYRYVYNKDGLVDLMLDLANAEVPTPEEPGADWRGELTALALDMWAMTKRHPWFARLVHRRPPAGPHASRRTEFVLATFDRLGQDLLSAMGYTRLIEGYVTGEALQRAEERAMWQRNDLDSPGEVQQLAQSWFGEIARDPGPYPLLGRVLESFLTAEAEPSGESPEDTQFRMGLDCLLDGVTARLD from the coding sequence GTGGGAGAGCAGGAACCGAGTCCGCCGATCTGGCTGCTGCCTGAGCCGCCGGAGCGGAGCTGGGGCCTCGGCCGGATCGATATCGTGAACGCTGCGGTGCGGCTGGCCGACGTCGGCGGCGCTGATGCGCTCACGATGCGCGCGGTGGCGAAAGAGCTCGGCGCTGCCACGCCGATGTCGCTCTACCGCTACGTGTACAACAAGGACGGCCTGGTCGATCTGATGCTCGACCTCGCGAACGCCGAGGTGCCGACCCCGGAAGAACCGGGTGCGGATTGGCGCGGCGAGCTCACCGCGCTGGCGCTCGACATGTGGGCGATGACCAAGCGGCACCCGTGGTTCGCACGGCTGGTGCACCGGCGTCCGCCGGCCGGACCGCACGCGAGCCGACGGACCGAGTTCGTGCTGGCCACCTTCGATCGGCTGGGTCAGGACCTGCTCTCGGCCATGGGGTACACGCGGCTGATCGAGGGCTACGTCACCGGAGAGGCTCTCCAACGGGCCGAGGAACGGGCGATGTGGCAGCGCAACGACTTGGACAGTCCTGGTGAGGTGCAGCAACTCGCGCAATCCTGGTTCGGTGAGATCGCGCGTGACCCGGGCCCGTACCCGTTGCTCGGCCGGGTGCTCGAAAGTTTCTTGACCGCGGAAGCCGAACCCTCGGGCGAGTCAC